The following DNA comes from Geobacter sp..
TCCAAGGTTAATTTATATGCAATAGCATCTGGTTCATATTCAGTAATAAGATGCTCAAAATGTGTTTCATACCAATCCATCAACCCGGCAGTATCGTCCGGGTCACTGGTTGCTTGTCGTCCTTTAGCCACTAAATTAGGGGCATCTTTGTCACCTCCCACGATGGCAAATCTAAGATAGTTTTTCTGAAGTACGACACCAAGTACCTTCATGTATTTCTCCCTTTATGAGGTCATGGCCGAAAGTCGCGTCGGGGTCAGGCTTCCAAGATGCAAGTTGAGATTGACCCGTTGTCTCGATTCCCTGTAATTACAAAGCCAAAACTATCTATATGTGTCTATTCTGTCAAGTAAATCGTCTTTGAACCAGTTGTTTTTATCTCAGAGCCAGTCATGTCTTACAGTTATGAAACATACTTCAATTATTGATAATGTGTAGTATGTATCAATAACAAATATGACATTCATTCATTAAGTGTGGGTTTGGTTGAGGGCGTGGGTTGTGCCGTCGGCAGGAGCGGCTGGGCGGGTACTGGCGGGGCGGTCAGGCGGGCGAAAAAAAGGGGTGGCAGCGCCACCCCCGTGTGATCCGTGAACGCTGTTATCTCTTCTTCTTGTGACACTCGCCGCACTTGGTGGGGCCCTTCTTCTTGGTCTCGTGGCAGCTCTTGCAGAGCTTGTGCGCCTCGTCCTTCTTGGCGAGCTTGTCGATCTTCCCCCCCTTGGAGTCCGCATGGCAGGGGGTGCAGCTCTTCAGCAGCTCCTGGTGCTTGGCGTGGGGAAAGCTCACGTCCCCCACCTTTGCCGGCAGGGTCTTCATACCATCGGCTGCCAGGGCGGCAGTGGTGCAATAGAGGGTGAGGGCAAGCAGGGCAAGGATTTTTTTCATGGGTAACTCCTTTTATAATGGTAATTTTTTATATAATAGCCGGTCGCAGCCCGGATGCAAGCGGGTTTCTCTTCCGGAGTTTCCGGATGGAAACTACCGAAGCGCGGCGTCGATCAGCTCCAGGAGCGGTGAGGGGAAAATGCCGAGAACGATGATGAGCAGCCCGGCGCACCCCAGGACGCCGTATTCGGCAGCGGTCATGCCATCGCCAGGAGCTGGGGAAGAAGGCTCTGCCGGGCGGAGGTAGAGGGTCGTCACTACCCGCAGGTAGTAGTAGGCGGAGACGGCGGCGGTCAGGATGCCGATGACCGACAGCGCGATCTCCCCTCCCTTGAGGGCAGCGGCGAAGATCAGGAATTTTCCCATGAAACCGGCCGTCGGCGGGATGCCGGCCAGGGAGAACATGGACAGGGCCAGGATGGCGGCCGGGAAGGGGCGCTGGTAGCCGACACCGCGCAGCTCCTCCAGCCGGTCCCCACCCTGGTCGGCGAGCGCGGCCAGGGCGCCGAAGGCTGCCAGGTTCATGGCGCTGTAGGCAACGGCATAGAAGGCGACTGCGCCGTGCCCGCCGGAGCCGCTGGTCAGGGCAAGAGCCACGTAGCCCATCTGGGCGATGGAGGAGTAGGCGATGAGCCGTTTGAGCCCGGCCTGACGGAGCGCTGCCAGGTTGCCGAGCAGCATGGAGAAGAGAGAGAGGCACCAGAGCGGCCCGTGCAGGCTGCCGCTGCCGGCTGAGCCGGAAAAGAGCAGGAGGAGCGCGGCCAGCGCCGCCCCCTTGGAGGCGGTGGCGAGGAAGGCGGTGACCGGCGTGGGCGCCCCCTGGTAGACGTCCGGGGTCCAGAGATGGGCCGGGACCAGCGAGACCTTGAAGGCGACCCCGAGCAGGAGCAGTCCCGCACCGGCCGCAGCCGTCGGATTGGCGGATGAGAGTGCCGCCTGCATGGCCGGCGCGATCAGCAGGGTACCGGTCCCGGCATAGATCAGGGCGAGGCCGAAGGCGGTGAAGGCGGCTGCCACGGCGCCGCTCAACAGGTACTTGAGGCCGGCCTCGGCCGATGCCGCCCGGCTCCGGTCGCAGGCGACCAGGAAATAGAAGCCGAAGGTGAGCGATTCCAGCCCGAGGAAGAGGACCAGCAGGTTGGTGGCCATGCTGAGGGCGACCATGCCGAAGAGCGAGAAGAGCAGGGTGGCGGGGTATTCCTCGCCGACGATCCCCTGGCGGTCGTTGTAGCGAAGCGACAAGAGGAGCGCTCCCACGGCGGTGAGGCCGAACAGGGCGCTGAAGAGCCGGGCAAAGGGGGTAAGGGCGATGCCGAGCCCCGGCAGCGACGCCAGCGGCGGCGCCATGACCATCCAGCAGGCCACGCCGGCGGCCGTCACCGCGGCAATGACAGATGGGTACCTTCCCGGCACCAGAGCGCCGAGGAGGAGCACCAGCAGCGCCCCGGCGGCAAGGATCAACAGCGGCATCAGGCTCCAGAGATCGGCCGTGGTCATGGCGTCCCTCCGGTCAGCAGCGCCACCGGCACCTTCAAGAGGTCGAGCAGCGGTTTCGGGTGGAGCCCCAGGTAGAGGTCGATGAGCGCCATGACCGTCAGCACGCTCCCCTCGCGCAGCGAGAGGTCGGGCAGTGTGAGCGGCCGCGACTCGTTCTGGAAGAGCACCTCCTGCAGCAGCCGCACCGTATAGACCAGCGGCAGGACGATGCCGAGGAAGGCAAGGGCAACGGCCAGGTGATGCCCGCGGAATGAGCCGGTCAGGATGAGGAATTCGCCGACGAAGTTGTTGAGGCCCGGCAGTCCGGCCGAGGCCATGGCAAAGAGGAGGAAGAAGAAGGAGAGGACCGGTACCTTGCCCCAGAGGCCGCCGAAGGCGCCGATCTCGCGGGTGCCGCTCCGTTCGTCCAGCATCCCGACCAGGGCGAACAGGGCTGCGGTGGTTACCCCGTGGTTGACCATCTGCATCAGGGCGCCGGAGAGCGCCACCGGCGTCCAGGAGGCGATCCCCAGGGCGACGAACCCCATGTGGCCGACGCTGGAATAGGCCACCAGCCGTTTCATGTCGGTCTGGGCAAAGGCGATCCACGAGGCATAGAGGATGCCGGTGACGGCGAGGACCATCAGGAGCGGCGCCAGGGTCCGTGCCGCCTCGGGGAAGAGGGGGTAGCCGAAGCGGACCAGGCCGTAGGCGCCGGTCTTCAGCAGCAGCCCGGCCAGGACGACGCTGCCGGCGGTGGGCGCGTCGGTGTGGGCGTCCGGCAGCCAGGTATGGAGCGGGAAGAGCGGGAACTTGATGGCAAAGGCGAAGAGGAATGCGCCATAGAGCCAGAGTCCCGCGCCGGTATCCACCCTGGTCCCGATCAGCGCCGGCAGGCTGAAGGTGTAGATGCCGCTCTGGGCACCGTGCAGCAGGTAGATGCCGATCACCGCCAGCAGCATGAGCAGCGATCCGGCCAGGGTGTAGAGGAAAAATTTCACTGCAGAATAGACGTTCCTGCCATGGCCCCAGATGCCGATGAGGAAGAACATCGGGATCAGCATCACCTCCCAGAAGAGGTAGAAGAGGAACAGGTCCAGGCTGAGGAAGACCCCCATGATGCCGCTCGCCATGATCAGCAGCAGCGCATAGTGGAGGGCGACCCGCGTCCGCACCGCCTGCCAGGAGACCACCATCCCGACGACGGTAACGAAGGCGGTGAGCAGCACCATGAGCAGGCTGATGCCGTCCATGCCGACCAGGTAGCGGATGCCGAACCGGTCGATCCAGGGGAGGTCCTCCAGGAGGAAGAAGCCGGGGAGGTCCGTTGTCGGCAGGTTCGCCAGGGTCCCGGCCTGCCAGGTCAGCCAGCCGGCCAGCAGCAGTTCGACCAGCCCGACCCCCAGGGCGAAGCGGCGCACCCATGCCTCTTGCTGCCGGAACGCGAACAGGCAGAGTCCACCCAGGAGGGGGAGGAAGATCAGGATGCTGAGGATCGGCAGGCCGGAGTTCATAAAAGCACCCATGCCAGCCATCCCGCCACCAGCGCGGCGCCGGCAGCGAAGC
Coding sequences within:
- a CDS encoding cytochrome C produces the protein MKKILALLALTLYCTTAALAADGMKTLPAKVGDVSFPHAKHQELLKSCTPCHADSKGGKIDKLAKKDEAHKLCKSCHETKKKGPTKCGECHKKKR
- a CDS encoding NADH-quinone oxidoreductase subunit M, which codes for MNSGLPILSILIFLPLLGGLCLFAFRQQEAWVRRFALGVGLVELLLAGWLTWQAGTLANLPTTDLPGFFLLEDLPWIDRFGIRYLVGMDGISLLMVLLTAFVTVVGMVVSWQAVRTRVALHYALLLIMASGIMGVFLSLDLFLFYLFWEVMLIPMFFLIGIWGHGRNVYSAVKFFLYTLAGSLLMLLAVIGIYLLHGAQSGIYTFSLPALIGTRVDTGAGLWLYGAFLFAFAIKFPLFPLHTWLPDAHTDAPTAGSVVLAGLLLKTGAYGLVRFGYPLFPEAARTLAPLLMVLAVTGILYASWIAFAQTDMKRLVAYSSVGHMGFVALGIASWTPVALSGALMQMVNHGVTTAALFALVGMLDERSGTREIGAFGGLWGKVPVLSFFFLLFAMASAGLPGLNNFVGEFLILTGSFRGHHLAVALAFLGIVLPLVYTVRLLQEVLFQNESRPLTLPDLSLREGSVLTVMALIDLYLGLHPKPLLDLLKVPVALLTGGTP
- the nuoN gene encoding NADH-quinone oxidoreductase subunit NuoN — protein: MTTADLWSLMPLLILAAGALLVLLLGALVPGRYPSVIAAVTAAGVACWMVMAPPLASLPGLGIALTPFARLFSALFGLTAVGALLLSLRYNDRQGIVGEEYPATLLFSLFGMVALSMATNLLVLFLGLESLTFGFYFLVACDRSRAASAEAGLKYLLSGAVAAAFTAFGLALIYAGTGTLLIAPAMQAALSSANPTAAAGAGLLLLGVAFKVSLVPAHLWTPDVYQGAPTPVTAFLATASKGAALAALLLLFSGSAGSGSLHGPLWCLSLFSMLLGNLAALRQAGLKRLIAYSSIAQMGYVALALTSGSGGHGAVAFYAVAYSAMNLAAFGALAALADQGGDRLEELRGVGYQRPFPAAILALSMFSLAGIPPTAGFMGKFLIFAAALKGGEIALSVIGILTAAVSAYYYLRVVTTLYLRPAEPSSPAPGDGMTAAEYGVLGCAGLLIIVLGIFPSPLLELIDAALR